DNA sequence from the Paenibacillus physcomitrellae genome:
AAATTGTCCACCCCGAATTTATCCGAGCCCAGCGGATTCTCCGCGGAATATTTGTATGGGGGCAGCGTCAGCTTGCCGCTGTCCGACAAACGTGACGGCACAGGCGTAACATCAATGAAAGGGAGATAAGGACCAACAAAAATAACAAACAGCAATATGGCTAACATCAGGCAGCCAACCCAGAGCATGATATTTCTGCGCATTATGATTCCTCCCTGCGGGCTTCAGCCGGACCCAGCCATCTGAGGGCCAGGAAGCTGATGATCTGAAAAAGCGCAACGATCAGCATAAAGCAGAAGGCGATGCCGATCAGCACGCCGGGCTCATATCTGGGTCCGGAGATTCCCAAAAACGTCATGTAGTCAATGCCGACAAACATCCGTCTCGCCGCCCCGAGAATATTGCGGAAATATTCGATCAGCACCAGACTTGAAATAATATAAACGCCAAGCGGTGTAAAATGGGTCAAAATCCGGGTCACGCAATTCAGCATGATATGTTTAAAGAAGATCAGCCAGGAGGGCAAACCTTTGGCAACAGCAGTTTTAATATAAAACTCTCCTTCCTGGGAGGCAATGGAAGCATAGGTAATCCGCGCCACATACATGACGGGATAAATGGAGGCCAGCACGACAGGAATATAGAAGCCTGTCCATCCATCGGGCGCAAAGAAACGGATTTTGTTGCCGTGATGAATGATGTACCACTGCGCGAGCAGCAGAAGCAGAAAGTCGGGAATGGATTGGAACAACCAGGTTACTCCGCTGCCCAGTACGCTTAACTTCCATTTGGAGAAAACGTAATCCAGCATGCCTTTGAGGATGCCGAAGACAAACGCGATCAGCAGGGCCGAGGGAATAATAAGTATGCTTTTTCCAAGTGCGTCAAGCACCTCCTGGCCGGCAGGCACATTATACTGCGACACGCCGAGCGAGCGCTCCAGCAGCAGCTGGGCAACAAAATCCCTGATGTTATTCCCGTATACGGTCCAGCTGAAACGCTCCGTCCGCGGCAGCAGGACGAACAGAATGACGAGCAGAAAGGCGGTTAAATAGATTAACAGCGACTTGAGCAGACGTGAAGCTGGTTTCATCTTTTCCTCCTATGACTTTTTATTCCATATTTTATTAGAGGGGTAAAGGATTCGTCCAGTAAAATTAATTTTAAACATTATAACGTTATATTTACATGGGCGTCTTGTTGTGATAGTTTAAGGTATAAATAAAGACTCCTTGTGGAGTGTGGAGGTGGGCCGATGGGCAGAAGGCTGCTTAGAAATCTGCGGCAGACCGATGGCAGGCTGATAGATCTCGTGATAACAGATGGAATCCTTACCGAAGTTCGAGTTCAAGGGGAGGATCTATCGGATGTACATGGAGAGGGGAATCCGGATTCCGGCGGCCGTTTTGATGGCTTTGACGTTTGGGAAGCGCCGGCCGGCACTTACGTCTCGAGCGGCTGGATTGATATGCACGTTCATGCCTTCCCCGAATTTGATCCGTACGGGGATGAAATTGATGAAATCGGCATCAAACAGGGCGTAACGACGATTGTCGATGCAGGCAGCTGCGGAGCCGACCGGATTGCCGATCTGGAAGCAAGCGGGAGGAAGGCGGATACCCGGCTGCTGGCTTTCTTGAATATTTCCCAAATCGGGCTGAAACGTATTGATGAGTTGTCCGATATGTCCTGGATTAACCGGGACAAGGTCGTGCAGGCCGTCCGGGATTATCCGGATTTTATCGTTGGCCTGAAAGCCCGGATCAGCCGCAGCGTCGTTAAGGAAAGCGGCATTCAGCCGCTTGTGGCGGCGCGGGAGCTGTCGGAACAGACGGGGCTGTCGCTGATGGTCCATATCGGCTCTGCGCCGCCGGACATCCGGGAAGTGGTGCCGCTGCTGCAGCGGAAAGATATCATTACGCATTATCTGAACGGCAAAGCCAACAATTTGTTTGATGCGGACGGCAATCCGCTGGACGTATTGACGGACGCGGTGCGGCGCGGCGTTCATCTGGATGTGGGGCACGGCACCGCAAGCTTCTCGTTCGCCACGGCGGAAGCGGCCAAACGGCACGGCATCCATCCGGATACGATCAGCACGGACATTTACCGCGGCAATCGGCTGAACGGACCCGTGTACAGCATGGCGAACGTGCTGAGCAAATTTCTGGAGCTCGGCTACGGGCTGGAGGAGACGGTACGGCGCGTTACGGTGAATGCGGCGGACTGGCTTGGCCGTCCGGAGCTGGGCCGGATTCAAGCCGGTGATTCGGCGAACCTGACCTTTTTTACAGTGGCAGATGAAGCAACAGAGCTTGTGGATTCCGAAGGGGAACGCCGGACCTCAAACCGGCGAATTGAAGCTAAAGGAGCGGTTGTCGGTGACAAATTCTTTTCAAGCGAAATACGGGCTTAAACGGGTAATTAACGCCAGCGGACGGATGAGTATTCTTGGGGTATCCGCCCCAACGGATACCGTTATGGAAGCGATGAAGCAGGGCGGGCAAAGTTACGTGGAGATCGCCGACCTGGTCGATAAAGCCGGGGATTACGTGGCGCGTCATGTAGGTTCGGAAGCCGCCGTTGTCGTGAACTCGGCTTCAAGCGGAATTGCGTTGTCCGTGGCCGCTGTCGTAACCCGGGGCAACCGCAGGCTAAGCGAGCGGCTGCATCAGGAGCCGATAGAGAAGAACGAAATCATTATTCTTAAAGGGCACAACGTGCAGTACGGCGCCCCCGTAGAAACAATGGTTTACCTGGGCGGTGGAAAGCTGGTGGAGGTTGGTTATGCCAATGAAGGCAAAGCCGAGCATATGGCGGATGCCGTTAATGAACGTACGGCTGCCCTGCTGTATGTGAAGTCCCACCATGCGGTCCAGAAAAATATGATTTCCGTCGAAGAAGCCTGGGAGGTCGCGCAGAGCAAAGGGATTCCGCTCATTGTGGACGCGGCGGCCGAAGAGGACCTGCAGAAATACGTGAAGGTGTCCGACCTCGCCATCTACAGCGGCTCCAAAGCGATCGAAGGCCCGACGTCCGGCATTGTGGCCGGCAAGCGAACCTATATCGAATGGCTGAAGGTGCAGCTGCACGGCATCGGCCGCAGCATGAAGGTCGGCAAGGAGACAACGTTTGGCCTGCTCCAGGCTCTGGACGAATATGCGGAGAAGCAGGACCGCAGCGAGCAGGAGAAAGCGGAACTGCAGCGTTTGGTGGCCCTCAATGGCCAAATCCCCGGCATCAAGGTTACGATTGTACAGGATGAAGCGGGCCGGGCCATCTTCCGCGGACGTATTCATGTGGACGCTTCGGAAGCAGGCTTAACCGCCAGGGAACTGAACGACAAGCTTCAAAAGGGAGACATCGCCATTTATACTAGGGACTATGGAGTCCGCCAAGGGTATTTCGATATCGATCCGCGTCCGCTCATGGGAGATGACATGGCCGTCATCGAAGCCAAAATCCGCGAATATACAGGGGGAACAGCAAATGTCTAATATCAGCAAACGTTTCTATAACAACCGTGTGGCCCTAAACGTGCTGGCGAAGGATATCGCCAATGCCAAGGAGGTCTTTGAGGCGGCGCAAGGCCATGTGCTGGTCGGCGTATTATCCAAGGACTACGCAACCGTTGAATTGGCCGTCGAAGCGATGAAGGCATACGGCCGCGAAATTGAGGATGCGGTATCCATCGGGCTTGGCGCCGGCGATAACCGTCAAGCCACCGTGGTTGCGGAAATCGCCAAACATTATCCGGGCAGCCATATCAACCAGGTCTTCCCGGCCGTGGGGGCTACACGGGCCAGCCTGAACGGGAAAGACAGCTGGATCAACAGCCTGGTCTCCCCCACCGGAAAGGCTGGTTATGTGAATATCTCAACAGGCCCGGTCAGCGCGGCTCAAACGGAAACGGCTATTGTGCCGGTTAAAGCGGCTATTGCGCTCGTTAAGGACATGGGCGGCAATGCGCTCAAATACTTCCCGATGCAGGGGCTGAGCCGGGAAGAGGAGCTGCGCGCGGTAGCGAAAGCGTGCGCCGAAGAAGGTTTTGCCCTGGAGCCGACGGGCGGAATCGACCTGGACAACTTTGAGGCCATTTTGCGGATTGCACTGGAAGCCGGCGTTCCACAGGTGATTCCTCACGTCTATTCGTCTATTATTGATAAAGAGAGCGGGAAAACGAATGTTCATGACGTGCAGGTGCTGCACCAAATGATGACAAAGCTGGCCAACCAATATGCCTAAGACGGTGGCTGCCTTTGGCGAGGTGATGATGCGTCTGCAGGTGCCGGGCCATGAGCTGCTTGCCCAAAGCGATACGCTGAAATATTCATTTTCGGGAACCGGCGTAAATGTCATTTCGGCGCTGAGCCAATTCGGGCATAAAGGTTATCTCGTATCGAGGCTGCCGGATAATCCGCTTGGCGACGCCGCTGCCGCCTATTTGCGAAAGCTGGGGATCGACACTTCCAAGATTTTGAGGGGTGGCAGCTATTTGGGCATGTATTTCCTGGAAAATGGCTTTGGGATTCGGCCCAGCCGGGTCACCTACTCCAACCGTCAGGAAAGCAGCTTTAACACCGCCCCGGACGGTGTTTATCCGTTTGAGCAGACGGCCGGCGAAATGGATGCCGTTCATTTCTGCGGCATTACGCTGGCCATGAACGACGGCGCGCGCCGGTCTATGAAGGAGTTTGCCGGGCAGGTCAAAACGCAGGGCGGCCTGGTCATCTTCGACTGCAATTACCGGCCGGGCCTGTGGGCTGCAAACGGCGGTTATGCTTTCGCCAAACCCCATTACGAAGCCATGCTGGAGCTGGCGGACATCGTGTTCATGAACGAGCAGGACGCGCTGCATGTGCTTGGCATGACCTCCGCCGCCGGCAAGCAGGAACGCGAGGAGCTGCTCGAGGAGCTGATCCCGGTCGCGGCGGAGCGATACGGCGTGCGGACGGTGGCGGGCACACACCGCAGTCTTCTTGAGGACGGGCGCCATTCCCTGCGCGGCTATATCTACCGGGACGGCCGGTTCAGCTATTCGGACGTGCTGGTCTTTCCGGTCCATGACCGGATCGGAGCCGGGGATGCGTTTGCCAGCGGCATTATCCACGGCGAGCTTGAGGGATTTGC
Encoded proteins:
- a CDS encoding ABC transporter permease subunit, with product MKPASRLLKSLLIYLTAFLLVILFVLLPRTERFSWTVYGNNIRDFVAQLLLERSLGVSQYNVPAGQEVLDALGKSILIIPSALLIAFVFGILKGMLDYVFSKWKLSVLGSGVTWLFQSIPDFLLLLLAQWYIIHHGNKIRFFAPDGWTGFYIPVVLASIYPVMYVARITYASIASQEGEFYIKTAVAKGLPSWLIFFKHIMLNCVTRILTHFTPLGVYIISSLVLIEYFRNILGAARRMFVGIDYMTFLGISGPRYEPGVLIGIAFCFMLIVALFQIISFLALRWLGPAEARREES
- a CDS encoding amidohydrolase/deacetylase family metallohydrolase, producing MGRRLLRNLRQTDGRLIDLVITDGILTEVRVQGEDLSDVHGEGNPDSGGRFDGFDVWEAPAGTYVSSGWIDMHVHAFPEFDPYGDEIDEIGIKQGVTTIVDAGSCGADRIADLEASGRKADTRLLAFLNISQIGLKRIDELSDMSWINRDKVVQAVRDYPDFIVGLKARISRSVVKESGIQPLVAARELSEQTGLSLMVHIGSAPPDIREVVPLLQRKDIITHYLNGKANNLFDADGNPLDVLTDAVRRGVHLDVGHGTASFSFATAEAAKRHGIHPDTISTDIYRGNRLNGPVYSMANVLSKFLELGYGLEETVRRVTVNAADWLGRPELGRIQAGDSANLTFFTVADEATELVDSEGERRTSNRRIEAKGAVVGDKFFSSEIRA
- a CDS encoding DgaE family pyridoxal phosphate-dependent ammonia lyase, producing the protein MTNSFQAKYGLKRVINASGRMSILGVSAPTDTVMEAMKQGGQSYVEIADLVDKAGDYVARHVGSEAAVVVNSASSGIALSVAAVVTRGNRRLSERLHQEPIEKNEIIILKGHNVQYGAPVETMVYLGGGKLVEVGYANEGKAEHMADAVNERTAALLYVKSHHAVQKNMISVEEAWEVAQSKGIPLIVDAAAEEDLQKYVKVSDLAIYSGSKAIEGPTSGIVAGKRTYIEWLKVQLHGIGRSMKVGKETTFGLLQALDEYAEKQDRSEQEKAELQRLVALNGQIPGIKVTIVQDEAGRAIFRGRIHVDASEAGLTARELNDKLQKGDIAIYTRDYGVRQGYFDIDPRPLMGDDMAVIEAKIREYTGGTANV
- the dagF gene encoding 2-dehydro-3-deoxy-phosphogluconate aldolase, with translation MSNISKRFYNNRVALNVLAKDIANAKEVFEAAQGHVLVGVLSKDYATVELAVEAMKAYGREIEDAVSIGLGAGDNRQATVVAEIAKHYPGSHINQVFPAVGATRASLNGKDSWINSLVSPTGKAGYVNISTGPVSAAQTETAIVPVKAAIALVKDMGGNALKYFPMQGLSREEELRAVAKACAEEGFALEPTGGIDLDNFEAILRIALEAGVPQVIPHVYSSIIDKESGKTNVHDVQVLHQMMTKLANQYA
- a CDS encoding sugar kinase codes for the protein MPKTVAAFGEVMMRLQVPGHELLAQSDTLKYSFSGTGVNVISALSQFGHKGYLVSRLPDNPLGDAAAAYLRKLGIDTSKILRGGSYLGMYFLENGFGIRPSRVTYSNRQESSFNTAPDGVYPFEQTAGEMDAVHFCGITLAMNDGARRSMKEFAGQVKTQGGLVIFDCNYRPGLWAANGGYAFAKPHYEAMLELADIVFMNEQDALHVLGMTSAAGKQEREELLEELIPVAAERYGVRTVAGTHRSLLEDGRHSLRGYIYRDGRFSYSDVLVFPVHDRIGAGDAFASGIIHGELEGFAPERTVAFAAAAGMLAHTVTGDTPMASEAEVLRAMAQGLRDVER